A section of the Cervus canadensis isolate Bull #8, Minnesota chromosome 8, ASM1932006v1, whole genome shotgun sequence genome encodes:
- the LOC122446713 gene encoding SIN3-HDAC complex-associated factor-like, which yields MFGFHKPKMYRSIEGCCICRAKSSSSRFTDSKRYEKDFQSCFGLHETRSGDICNACVLLVKRWKKLPAGSKKTWNHVVDARAGPSLKTTLKPKKVKTLSGNRIKSNQISKLQKEFKRHNSDAHSTTSSASPARSPCYSNQSDDGSDTEMASGSNRTPLFSFLDLTYWKRQKICCGIIYKGRFGEVLIDTHLFKPCCSNKKAAAEKPEEQGPEPLPISTQEW from the coding sequence ATGTTTGGTTTTCACAAGCCAAAGATGTACCGAAGTATAGAGGGCTGCTGCATTTGCAGAGCTAAATCCTCCAGTTCTCGGTTCACTGACAGTAAACGCTATGAAAAGGATTTCCAGAGCTGTTTTGGGTTACATGAGACTCGTTCAGGAGATATCTGTAATGCCTGTGTCCTGCTTGTGAAAAGATGGAAGAAATTGCCAGCAGGATCAAAAAAAACCTGGAATCATGTGGTAGATGCAAGGGCAGGACCCAGTCTAAAGACAACGCTGaaaccaaagaaagtgaaaactctATCTGGAAACAGGATAAAAAGTAACCAGATCAGTAAACTGCAGAAGGAATTTAAACGCCACAATTCTGATGCTCACAGTACAACCTCAAGTGCCTCTCCAGCTCGGTCTCCCTGTTACAGTAACCAGTCAGATGATGGCTCAGATACAGAGATGGCTTCTGGCTCCAACAGAACgccactgttttcctttttagatctcacatactggaaaagacagaaaatatgctGCGGCATTATCTATAAAGGCCGTTTTGGGGAAGTCCTCATCGACACACATCTATTCAAGCCTTGCTGCAGCAATAAGAAAGCAGCTGCTGAGAAGCCGGAGGAGCAGGGGCCAGAGCCTCTGCCCATCTCCACTCAGGAGTGGTGA
- the LOC122446834 gene encoding serine/threonine-protein kinase MARK2-like: MEYMSRGDMQAYLDDQGRMTEQEAQRLFRQLLSALNHCHKRGIVHWDLKPSNLFLDVDHNVKIAHFSLSYDYFPGEKLGTFCNTPAFAAPEIFLELMYLGPPVDVWSLGVILYIMVTGFEPFQGQDYQEMKQSVLTGHYHVPNDLAIIVNSKHATLIASMLTLDPTTRAPLPHVRQHLWVKMDEKKPLQPRSTQDTSGTRDTQSRSGIHGKSGTWDKSRIGDINSTQDRSGTWDTNGT, translated from the exons ATGGAATACATGAGCAGGGGAGACATGCAAGCCTACCTGGATGACCAGGGCCGCATGACGGAGCAGGAGGCCCAACGCCTTTTCCGGCAGCTCCTATCAGCCCTGAACCACTGCCACAAGCGGGGCATCGTGCACTGGGACCTGAAACCAAGCAACTTGTTCCTTGATGTGGACCACAATGTGAAGATCGCACACTTCAGTCTGAGCTACGATTACTTCCCTGGAGAGAAGTTAGGTACATTCTGCAACACCCCTGCCTTCGCAGCACCTGAGATCTTCCTGGAGTTGATGTACTTAGGCCCACCTGTGGATGTGTGGAGCCTTGGTGTTATCCTGTACATCATGGTGACTGGGTTTGAACCCTTCCAAGGACAAGACTACCAGGAGATGAAGCAGAGTGTGCTCACAGGACATTATCATGTGCCCAATGATCTAGCAATCATCGTTAATAGCAAGCATGCAACATTAATAGCAAGCATGCTGACCCTCGACCCAACAACCAGAGCTCCTTTACCCCATGTTCGGCAGCATCTATGGGTCAAGATGGATGAGAAGAAGCCACTCCAGCCA CGCAGCACCCAGGACACCAGTGGCACCCGTGACACCCAAAGCAGGAGTGGCATCCACGGCAAGAGCGGCACCTGGGACAAGAGCCGTATCGGAGACATCAACAGCACCCAGGACAGGAGCGGCACCTGGGACACCAACGGCACCTGA
- the LOC122446714 gene encoding uncharacterized protein LOC122446714 encodes MGAQGSSWAAQEAQRRLRGPRAAGSGQRAAAGPEARDLRGHLALCSERAGGGGAAQRGRACRGPGWESAETSAPVPPPHARTGMVSGGGAASAGRRAAGPGRPESGGGSSGSGFGILSY; translated from the exons ATGGGCGCTCAGGGCTCCAGCTGGGCTGCGCAGGAGGCCCAGAGGAGGCTCAGAGGCCCGCGGGCGGCGGGCAGCGGGCAGCGGGCAGCGGCGGGCCCGGAAGCCAGAGACCTCCGGGGCCACCTGGCCCTGTGCAGCGaacgggctgggggtgggggcgccgcCCAGCGGGGGCGGGCCTGCAGAGGCCCGGGGTGGGAGAGCGCCGAGACCTCCGCGCCCGTCCCGCCCCCGCACGCACGCACGGGGATGGTgagcgggggcggggcggcgtCGGCCGGCCGCCGGGCTGCCGGCCCTGGCCGGCCGGAGTCCGGTGGCGGGTCGTCCGGCTCAG gcTTTGGGATTCTTTCTTATTGA